In a genomic window of Primulina huaijiensis isolate GDHJ02 chromosome 10, ASM1229523v2, whole genome shotgun sequence:
- the LOC140986173 gene encoding uncharacterized protein, which yields MAEEDTAAARINGEYHSESSDSSEDEGTEDYKRGGYHAVRIGDTFKNGRYVVQSKLGWGHFSTVWLAWDTNKSIYVALKVQKSAEHYTEAAMDEVTILKQIAEGDPEDNKCVVKLLDHFKHSGPNGQHVCMVFEYLGDNLLTLIKYADYRGVPLHMVKEICFHILVGLDYLHHQLSIIHTDLKPENILLLSMIDLAKDPRKSGAPLVLPSSKSKIVPKLEPSNDHNSSYSGVSKNQKKKSRRKAKRAAQKCFGPEGSERAELDDEASSPEDSQRYGNSNGETVEKERITSVAEAETNNGANVECKVTKFRSRSERQKLLAEIDLKCKLVDFGNACWTYKQFTTDIQTRQYRCPEVILGSKYSTSADIWSLACICFELATGDVLFDPHTGDNYSRDEDHLALMMELLGIMPRKVALGGRYSREFFNRFGELRHIRRLKFWPLDKVLMEKYEFCEQDANETADFLVQMLEFVPEKRPTAAQCLNHPWIRGRPQQLTPSLSQKVIDNGGSDEKCENDGREAMEFRVGSIAIDVISTEKDCDSKFKARPSKQS from the exons ATGGCGGAGGAGGATACGGCAGCCGCGAGGATCAATGGCGAATACCATAGCGAGTCTAGTGACAGCTCGGAGGATGAGGGGACCGAGGATTACAAGCGTGGCGGATATCACGCTGTGAGGATCGGCGACACCTTCAAGAACGGCAGATACGTTGTTCAGAGCAAGCTTGGATGGGGACACTTCTCCACTGTCTGGCTGGCCTGGGACACTAATAAATCT ATTTATGTAGCTCTGAAAGTTCAAAAGAGCGCTGAACATTACACGGAAGCTGCTATGGATGAGGTGACGATATTAAAACAGATTGCTGAAGGTGATCCAGAAGACAATAAATGTGTTGTCAAGCTTTTGGACCACTTCAAGCATTCAGGGCCAAATGGACAGCATGTGTGTATGGTTTTTGAATACTTGGGTGACAACCTGTTGACTCTGATTAAATATGCAGACTACAGAGGTGTTCCTCTTCACATGGTTAAAGAAATCTGCTTCCACATTTTGGTGGGATTGGATTATCTTCATCACCAGCTCTCAATTATACATACAGATTTGAAGCCAGAGAACATACTACTCCTGTCTATGATAGATCTAGCCAAAGATCCGAGAAAGTCAGGCGCTCCTCTTGTTCTCCCATCCAGTAAAAGCAAGATTGTGCCCAAGCTTGAGCCTTCTAATGATCATAATAGTTCATATAGTGGCGTGTCTAAGAACCAGAAAAAGAAATCTCGAAGAAAAGCCAAGCGAGCGGCTCAGAAATGTTTTGGGCCAGAAGGTTCTGAGAGAGCTGAGCTTGATGATGAAGCCAGTAGTCCTGAAGATTCTCAGCGGTATGGTAACTCCAATGGAGAGACTGTTGAAAAGGAAAGGATTACTTCTGTTGCAGAAGCAGAAACTAATAATGGAGCCAATGTTGAATGTAAAGTAACTAAGTTTCGTAGTCGATCAGAGAGGCAGAAGCTCTTGGCTGAGATTGACCTAAAGTGCAAGTTGGTCGATTTTGGAAATGCATGTTGGACATACAAACAATTCACAACTGATATTCAGACGAGGCAATATAGGTGTCCAGAGGTTATTTTAGGATCTAAGTACTCAACATCAGCTGACATTTGGTCACTTgcttgtatttgctttgaactGGCCACTGGTGATGTTTTATTTGATCCACATACCGGTGATAATTATAGTCGTGATGAG GATCATTTGGCCTTGATGATGGAGCTCCTTGGAATAATGCCGCGCAAG GTAGCCTTAGGCGGGCGTTACTCACGTGAATTCTTTAACAGATTTGGAGAACTGAGACATATTAGAAGGTTAAAATTTTGGCCTCTTGATAAGGTGCTCATGGAAAAATATGAGTTCTGTGAACAGGACGCGAATGAGACGGCAGATTTTCTTGTTCAGATGTTAGAATTTGTGCCTGAGAAGAGACCAACTGCAGCACAATGTCTTAATCATCCATGGATTAGAGGACGGCCTCAACAGCTTACGCCCTCTCTATCTCAAAAGGTGATTGACAATGGTGGTTCCGACGAGAAATGTGAGAACGATGGAAGGGAAGCAATGGAGTTCAGAGTCGGAAGCATTGCTATTGATGTAATTTCGACTGAGAAAGATTGTGATTCCAAGTTTAAAGCACGCCCTTCAAAACAATCATGA